The segment CGCTCGCCTCCCGACAGCGCGGAGAACGGACGCTCGGCGAAGGCTCCGACCTCCGTGGCCGCCATCGCCTCGGCGACGGCCGCCTCGTCCTCGTCCTCCCGCTCGGTGCCCGCCCACGGGGCCCGGCCCATCCGCACCACGTCGGCGACGGCGAAGGGGAAGGAGAGGGCCGCGTCCTGCGGCAGCACCGACCGCCGCAGGGCGAGTTCCCCGGGCGTCCAGCCGGCCGCCGACCGCCCCCCGATCCGTATCTCTCCGGCGCTCGGCGCGAGATCGGCGGCGAGCGCGGCGAGCAGCGTCGACTTCCCGGCCCCGTTGGGCCCCACCAGGGCGAGCACCTCTCCGGCCCGCACCCCGATCCCGACCCCGTCGAGCACGGTCCGGCCGCCGCGCTCGACCCGTACGGCGACGGCCTCGGCGACCGGATCGCCGGGCGCGGCGGGGGAGGGCATTGCGCGCGTGCGCCGGTGTGCGAGTGCGGGGAGCAGTCCCCGGAGGCGTACGGATGTCATGCCCAACCACCTTGCCTGCGACGGGTCCTGCGCA is part of the Streptomyces sp. NBC_00250 genome and harbors:
- a CDS encoding heme ABC transporter ATP-binding protein codes for the protein MTSVRLRGLLPALAHRRTRAMPSPAAPGDPVAEAVAVRVERGGRTVLDGVGIGVRAGEVLALVGPNGAGKSTLLAALAADLAPSAGEIRIGGRSAAGWTPGELALRRSVLPQDAALSFPFAVADVVRMGRAPWAGTEREDEDEAAVAEAMAATEVGAFAERPFSALSGGERARVALARVLAQRTGLLLLDEPTAALDLRHQELVLRVCRERAAAGDAVVVVLHDLGLAAAHADRVGVLHEGRIAVAGPPSDVLEAELLSRVYRQPVEVFPHPRTGVPLVVPRRTHE